The sequence TAGGGTGTCACCAGCATTTTGTCGGTGGATGGTGAAAAATGTTCGGTATCTATGCCGTTCACAATGCCTGTCAGTTTACTACTGTGGTATTGCAAGAATCCCTCGAGACCACATCCGAACTCTGGGGTTAATATCTCTTTGGCATAGGTAGGACTGACCGTTGTTATCCTGTCAGAAAAGGCAATCCCTGCCTTCATAAAATTAACCTGTCCGTAAAATTCCAGGCAATCCATATGAAAATATTTCTCATCAATCCCAAGTCTGGCTAATGCTTTTTTTTCAAAGATACCCTGGTAGGCAAGGTTATGAATAGTAAAGAGACTTTTAGTAGCAATCTTTAGCTCATTTTCTAACAGCAGAGGCAGCAGAGCAGTTTGCCAGTCATTGAGGTGTACGAACTCATATTTTTCACGCTTCAATATTTCCAGCATGGCATAATTAAAGAGTGCAAACCGGATATCGTTATCCTCATAACCGCCTTGAGGAGGTCCATAGAGGAATGCTCTGTCACATAACAACGGTGTATAGACAAAACGGTAGGTCATATATTCATATTCGCAAATATAAAGCATAGCAGGATACGTCATCCCTCCCATCCTGATATCAAAGGTTTCTCCCATTTCCTGTATACCAAATACTTCACGGTCTATGAACTGGTAAAGAGGCATGATTACATCAACATCATATGTTTCATTTAATACTCTTGGCAAACTGTATGCTACATCAGCAAGTCCACCGCTTTTAGCAAAAGGGTATACCTCACTTGCAGCAAATAGTACCCGTGTATCACCCATTCTTACTCTCCCTTAAAAGCTTTGCTGCATGTTCAGGTGCAACAGGGTTTATCATGATGCCTGTACTCACTTCAAACCCGGCCATATGATAGAGACGTGGCATAATCCGGATCGAAAAGCGGCACATCTCATCTCTATGTGTGAGTATATCATATTCAAAATCTTTCACCTGTAAAGGCGGTGTACTAATGGAGAGGTTAAAAGTAAAACAACCCAATTGTTTTTTCATATTTTTTAGTATATCAAGTAGCAGTGGTGCGACTTCTGCTATCTTCTCATCATGAAGGGTATCTATCTGTCCCAAAGCCTTTTTAGAACTAATGATCACTTCAAAAGGGTAGGCACTGGCATAAGGACAGTAGGCTGTAAAGTCACCATGCTTAGCCACGATACGTTCATTGGATGCTTCCTCTTGCTCGATCTCTGACTCCAACAAAGCACACGATTTATCCTTATAGTAGGTAAAGCTGCGCTGATACCTCTCTCTTAGCAGTTTCGGAACGATAGGAAGTCCAATGAGTTGTGTATGACAATGGTGCTGCGAAGCTCCTGCCTCACTCCCTTCGTTTTTAAAGAGTGAAATATAGGCAATACGTTCATCCTTTCGCAGATCAGACACTCTTGCCCGCAAGGTTTGTAACCACTGCACCACTGCACGCTCACTCCACTGTGTGATGGAAGTATGGTGTTCAGGTGTATCGATGATCAGTTCATGTGCACCAAAGCCTTCCCAACGCTCAAAAAATCCATAATGGTGTTCATACGGTGCTTCGATCTGTACTGCTTTATAGAGGTTTGGTACCACGCGTGTTTTCCACCCCTTTTCATTTGGAAGTGAATCTTTTTCTCTGATCGAAAAGATCTCAGGAGGTGTCATCGACTCATTTCCTTCACAAAAAGGACAATGCTCCTCCCTGGTGATCTCACCCTTCTCTTCCACACCGTAACAGTGGGGCCGGTGCAAACGCTCGGGTGCGATGATCACATGTGAGCCATGTACACGGTCATGTCTAATATCAGACATCTTTTACCTCCAGTCTGCCAGTGATGGAGATATCCTTACTGAACGGCATCACCATAGCGAAACTGATCCCCTGTACACTGAGGTCAAACCCGTGTTCACTTTGAGAGAGTGTTTTGAGTTGAAAATAGTGGATATCACAGGTCTGATCGAGAGTGATCACGATATTCTGGTTATGTTTTGCATCATAGATCTCAAGTCTATCGGCACCTAACACACTTCCCTGGTCAAGTAAAGGATCAGCATTAATGGTGATAGATTCATAATCACAAAAGTGAAAATTGTGCTCAAGTATGTACTTAAAATCTCCTTCTGCCACCGTAGAAAGGCTGATCTCAAAATCAAATCCGTGTTTATGCGGGATATAACGCTTCTCCATCTTCGCCGGTACTTTTTGCGGGAAATATAAACCCCCATCCCTGGTGAAGAGCACACTCTTTTTATCTACTAAGAGTTCAAAAGACTGATTGGAAAAATCACCAAATTCATGAAAATTACAATGCTTGAAATTATCCAGGCAGAAATTCTCATCGGAGATATGATCGATAAAAGAGTTTTTAAGATACCAGTCATAAATGATCTCATTACGCAAGTCATCGTCGATCTCAACCGCGGCATGGTGGATCGTATCGATCCCCTCCTCTGCCATAGGGACTTCCTCTTTTGGTGCAGTTTCGAACAGACGCTGATGATAGGCCTCTTTGCGACGCGTCAAAGTGTTCTGCCAGTTAAAGCAGGCTTCACGGCTGTCAAATTCAACCAACTGGCCTCCATGTGCCGCATCAAAGCGGAAAATGTGTTTTGGTGTCACTGCTTTCACCTTGTCATAGCCGTCGAGTTCATTTTGATCGGTCACCAACGCGCTTTTTTTCTTATAACGTACATTCTCCGCCTCGATAATATAATGGTAGGCATTGTCTCTGAGGTTTGGCAGATAGAGTCCTCCAAACACCCCATGCCACAACGCATCATTGGTTTGTGATTTATAGAGCGCTGTATCAAAGGCAGATTTGTCTACCTCTTTACGTACTTTTGCAAGCTCCATCATACGTTTATGGAGACGGTTGCTCTCCTCATACTTCACCAGGAAGTTTTTCCAGATACCCCCTTTAAGAAACTTCACCCCCTCTTTCTCATAACGGTCATGTCCCATCTCCTCTTTAAAGGCTTCGAGTTTCAGTGTATCATCTGCACGAAGGCTCCACTCCCCCATCTCATAGTAAGAGACATTAGGCAGATAGGCGATACCGCGTGTAGACTCCTCCTCATAATAGGTACCATAATGCATCGTCTCGATCTCATCATCGGCTAACACAGCCTGTACAAATTTTTCAAGCCACCCTTTTTCATAGACCCATTCATAGGTACCCGGCCACATACCGAACTTCTCTGCATCATCAAAGATGATCGCTGCAGCGTTCTCTTCACGTTTGTATGATTTGATCGCTTTGATCGCGGCATCGACATTCAAAAAAGGGATTGCATACCGCAGCTTCTTGCTGATAGGGAAAAGACCTATCTCGTGTCCTCCCTCTTCACTCATATAATACCCATCCAGTATCTCTTCATCAAAACCGGCACACTGAAAATGGTAATCATCCATGACCGTGTATTGGATACCTGCACGATCGAGGTCAGGAATAAGAGAAGATTCCCAGACACGTTCTGTGAGCCAAAGCCCCTTGGGTGTCTGGTTAAAAGCTGATTTAATGGAGTCACTCAGCATGTTGATCTGAGTCACACGGTCTTCTGAAGGTATTACACTGAGGATCGGTTCATAATACCCTGCAGAAAAGAACTCTATACTTCCATTCTCTGCCAATGTGCTTATCTGTTTATAGAGCTTGGGATGAAATGCCTTGATCTGTTCCATGAGCCATCCGCTGCAGTGGACAGCAAAACGAAACTCCGGATATTTGCTCATCACTTCAAAAAATGGACCATAACAGACTGCCACACCATGTTTGATCACCCATTCGAAATTATCGACGGGTTGATGCATATGAATACCAAAAAGTAGTTTTGTTTTATTTTCCATCTTTTTTTCCCTCTTCTAGTGATTGCTTTTGCATATAGATGTGCATTTATACAAACCAGTTATGGACATACGTTTCATCCATATCAATAAAAAGTGCACCATAACCCGGCATCGTCTGTATGATCTCAGTTCCCTTGAGTATTTCCAAACGAAGATGCACGCTACTGTACTCTTTAAAATGTGTTTTTGAAATAGAGAGTTCTATACGCTCATCCATGGCAAAACGTATACCATCCTTTTCATAAGGGGTATCCATGGAAAAATTGAAGTTAAAATGTTCCCCGGTCTCTTCCACGATGACCTCCAGTTTCATATGCGACATTTTCAAAGATGCTAAATCCCCCTCCAAGGCCAGAAAAATATGTTGATCATCATGACCGTAGTAGATCATATCGATAGGTCCGCGTACCCGGTCCATGGTAGAGTAAAGCTTGGTCTCATCCACAATGCCGCAGCCGATCCATTCAAAAAACGTACCGTGTTTTCCGTCGATCACCGGTGATATGTGTGCATGCGGTTTGAGCAAAAAAGAGACGGTACTCTTCTGCGAAATGATCGGCATGAAAAGATCGGAAGGCGGCTGCATATGCATCAGGCGGTAAATAGTGATAAGATGTTCCCTGAAGAGCTTATCAAATTCCAATCCGAACTCTGTGACATGATCATCACCATACCACCAGAACCAGTCACTGCACTCCGAAGCCAGGAAGTGAAATCGTACTTTTTCTTTCACCTCATCGGGGATCTCCCCCTTATGGTTCTCCACATCACGCCGTGTCTGATAGATCATTTCCCATGCACGATTCTTTTCATTGTGTCCCGACCAGGTATCAAAGTTACCATGTATCCAGCTTCCCGGTGCAAGTCTGTCCAGTTTCCCCTGTCCTGATAAGCGTGAAACTTCATCCATCGTGACCGTATTGCACCAGGAGGTTTGCATAAATTTCCCATAGAGTGCCGTAAAAAAGTCATAGGCATTGTTTTCAAAAAACTCCCAGGCATTTTCACCGTCTAAAATGACAAATACCGTAGCATTCTTTTGTGTATGTCTGAGGTGTTCTACTGCATGCATAAAATGTTCACTAGCGTCATATCCGGATTTAAAGCGATAGGTAAATCCTATCAGGTCACTGAGTCCATGGTCACGAAACCCTATGGTCACATCATTATAGACATAGGGTTTATAGAGGTTCGCACGTGTATCCTCCCCAAGCGACCTGAACAGGATCGCCTCATCGGTGGCTATCCATGTGATCCCGCGTGATTTGTAAATGGCTACACTCTCTTCATCTACTGCACCCTCTGCGGGCCAAAATCCCGTGGGTGCAGTACCAAAGGTCTTTTTATAGAGTGCTATGGAGCGTTCCACCTGCTCAATGGCATCTTCCCTGAGTGACATCGGGTTGTCCGGCAACGTGGTATGTGCATTAGCGCGCTTTGCATTTTCCATATCCAACAGCAGCGGCAATATAGGATGGTTATAGGGTGTCGTAGAAAGTGAGATCACTCCCTCTTCTTGCAACTGGGCATAAAAAGGCAGAATAGTTGCAACAAAATCGCACAATACCTGAAGCAAGTGCGCTTTGTCTGTTTGGGTGAACGCTTTGCCTTTTTGAAACAGTGTTTTTACCACACTGTTTTCACGACGCAGATAATTCCCACACCAGGCGAGCATAAAAAGCATCTCAAAGTCGATAAGCTCTGCATCACTGAGATTTTCCCTATGGTAAAGCAGACTCAAATACTCTATAGGTCTGATCATTGTCTCATACTGTGTTGATTTACACGTTTTAATGAGCCACTCTCTTTCATCACTCTCCAACTTTGAAGGATCTTTTTCCCATAAAGAGAGAAAATAGTCATTTTTCAAAGGCTCTGTATAAAGATTGAGTTGTTCTATCAATGGCGGGGTGATATTGAAAGTCGCCTTTAGACCTTTGTATTGACTTAAGAGCCACGGCATTTCATAATAGTCTTTTATCGCATGGAGGAACACCCACGGCATGCTCATCACTCCGTCACTATCTCTGTAATCGGGTTGGTGCATATGCCAGAAAAAACAGAGATTTAGTGAGGGTTGCATGGTTACTCCTTAGACCATTGTTCAATTTTAGCAGAGTATTCCGCCAAGATCGCTTTACCTTTTTCCTCATTTTCAGACTGGATATACAAGTTAAGGTGATCTCTATACTGATCCGGGATCATAAGGATCCAATCATTTGTATCTAACCATATCTTGACACCATCAAGTGTGGATGACTCTTTTCCTTTCGCATCTGCAAGGAACATACGCATCATCTTTCCTTTCAGTGCCTGTCGACACTCAACCTTCGTTGTTTGATAATAAAAACTCGGTAAAGATGCGATCATTTCTGAAAGTTTGACCTTATGATGCAGCATCATTTCAAGGATCTTCAAACTTGCGAACATAGAATCCCGGTGTGTTGCAAATTCAGTAAAAGCAAAATTGCCTTCACCCGTTGCTACAAGGTCATACTTTTTCATCTTCTCAGCCTTGAAGTTTGCGTATTGTCCCCGTTCTATTTCAAGGTTTTCAAAATAGACAATATCTGCTGCCCATGTCGGAAGAAACACTCTTTTTTTATGACCTGCATCCTTTGCTTCCATATCTAAAAGCAACATTACGGCATAAAGGGCATCCTGCTTGCCAAGTACCTGGCCGTCATCCATTATGATATCCAGACGCTGACCGTAAGGGTGAAGCATAAACCCAGCATCCAGGTTCAGTGCCTGGATCACCGCTTTCATATCTTGTCTTGATTGTTTGATCAACGCATTGATATTGGCAAGACGGTGTTCATTCGCATAGGCATTGAACATAATGTTCTCTACACCGATATCATTTAAAATATCCGGGAAAACATCTGCTGCCATTCCATGCATCATATCGACGGCAACACGACACTCTGCATCTTTCAGTGACGGCAGCAGTGCTTCTATACCCTCTTTATAGGCTTGGTACTCTTTTTCATGGTCAGAGGAGTGTATCTCACCGATATTGGAGTAGTCTACACGCCTGAATATCTCTTTGAAAAATGATTTTTCTACTTTTTTTGCTACATCACTGCTGATACGCAGCGCTTCATCATTATAGAAGGTAATGACCGTACTGGTAGGATCATCGGTCTTTTGACGGAAATAGACACCGGCCGTATATATATCGTATGCAGAGAGGTTACATCGCAGTACGGCAGACGGGATATCATTGTAATCGATCACATTCACCCCCGCAGAGAGAAGCCCTCCCAAAAAAGCACGTTTGAGCATACGTGAGCTTTTATGATAATCTCTGGAGACAAGTACGGTTGAGCCGACAGGAAGTTGTGCCCCAAAGGCTTCAGCAAGTTTTGTCGCCATTTCACAAGAGAGTTCTACATTGGACTTTCCAACCACCATACCGTTTACAAAAATAGAATTTTTGTATTTATTTCCAAGGATCAAACTGTGACTCACGATAGAAGCATCTTCAATTTTTTTATCAGGCCATATGATGACATCTTGTTCGATCTTAGTTAACTGGCCGATCTCACATCCCTCAGCCAGGATCATCCCTGCATTTGCAGTGACATTTTTACCGATCATATTATCATTACATATCACACAACCATCTAGCTTTGCTTTAGCATGTATCTCTACATCATTCCAGATCAC is a genomic window of Sulfurovum sp. XGS-02 containing:
- a CDS encoding glycogen synthase — protein: MGDTRVLFAASEVYPFAKSGGLADVAYSLPRVLNETYDVDVIMPLYQFIDREVFGIQEMGETFDIRMGGMTYPAMLYICEYEYMTYRFVYTPLLCDRAFLYGPPQGGYEDNDIRFALFNYAMLEILKREKYEFVHLNDWQTALLPLLLENELKIATKSLFTIHNLAYQGIFEKKALARLGIDEKYFHMDCLEFYGQVNFMKAGIAFSDRITTVSPTYAKEILTPEFGCGLEGFLQYHSSKLTGIVNGIDTEHFSPSTDKMLVTPYKDLRGKGANKNAFLKEIKMKEPQRPLIIFIGRFTWQKGLEIFIDALPEMASMACNIVVLGDGEAKYHDALEALAKKHDNIYLEFGYDEALSHRMYAASDFFLMPSLFEPCGLAQMIAMHYGSMPIVRSVGGLADTVHDHAAFDSKSQKGYGIVFAEADHHALLSAVTNALALYGMITQYNQIVKHNMLCDFSWRESGKLYIKEYETLKEES
- a CDS encoding glycoside hydrolase → MQPSLNLCFFWHMHQPDYRDSDGVMSMPWVFLHAIKDYYEMPWLLSQYKGLKATFNITPPLIEQLNLYTEPLKNDYFLSLWEKDPSKLESDEREWLIKTCKSTQYETMIRPIEYLSLLYHRENLSDAELIDFEMLFMLAWCGNYLRRENSVVKTLFQKGKAFTQTDKAHLLQVLCDFVATILPFYAQLQEEGVISLSTTPYNHPILPLLLDMENAKRANAHTTLPDNPMSLREDAIEQVERSIALYKKTFGTAPTGFWPAEGAVDEESVAIYKSRGITWIATDEAILFRSLGEDTRANLYKPYVYNDVTIGFRDHGLSDLIGFTYRFKSGYDASEHFMHAVEHLRHTQKNATVFVILDGENAWEFFENNAYDFFTALYGKFMQTSWCNTVTMDEVSRLSGQGKLDRLAPGSWIHGNFDTWSGHNEKNRAWEMIYQTRRDVENHKGEIPDEVKEKVRFHFLASECSDWFWWYGDDHVTEFGLEFDKLFREHLITIYRLMHMQPPSDLFMPIISQKSTVSFLLKPHAHISPVIDGKHGTFFEWIGCGIVDETKLYSTMDRVRGPIDMIYYGHDDQHIFLALEGDLASLKMSHMKLEVIVEETGEHFNFNFSMDTPYEKDGIRFAMDERIELSISKTHFKEYSSVHLRLEILKGTEIIQTMPGYGALFIDMDETYVHNWFV
- a CDS encoding DUF4931 domain-containing protein, which produces MSDIRHDRVHGSHVIIAPERLHRPHCYGVEEKGEITREEHCPFCEGNESMTPPEIFSIREKDSLPNEKGWKTRVVPNLYKAVQIEAPYEHHYGFFERWEGFGAHELIIDTPEHHTSITQWSERAVVQWLQTLRARVSDLRKDERIAYISLFKNEGSEAGASQHHCHTQLIGLPIVPKLLRERYQRSFTYYKDKSCALLESEIEQEEASNERIVAKHGDFTAYCPYASAYPFEVIISSKKALGQIDTLHDEKIAEVAPLLLDILKNMKKQLGCFTFNLSISTPPLQVKDFEYDILTHRDEMCRFSIRIMPRLYHMAGFEVSTGIMINPVAPEHAAKLLRESKNG
- a CDS encoding sugar phosphate nucleotidyltransferase, which gives rise to MKAVVMAGGFGTRIQPLTNSRPKPMLPIMNKPMMEHTMMTLKDLGITEFIVLLYFKPEIIQEHFGDGSAFGIKITYVVPDDDYGTAGAVKLAEEYIGNENFIIISGDLVTDFDFQKIFDYHKEKKSKLTITLTSVDNPLEFGVVIANEEGKIEKFLEKPSWGEVFSDTINTGIYIIEPEILEYIPKNENYDFSKDLFPKLMREGVDLMAGYSEGYWRDVGNPESYRDVYDDILTGKVKFNIDGEKTHFPDGVLYSDGSYSFDKSIEIVGTVVLGKNVTLKKDVKLKNVVIGDNVTIGKESKIRNSVIWNDVEIHAKAKLDGCVICNDNMIGKNVTANAGMILAEGCEIGQLTKIEQDVIIWPDKKIEDASIVSHSLILGNKYKNSIFVNGMVVGKSNVELSCEMATKLAEAFGAQLPVGSTVLVSRDYHKSSRMLKRAFLGGLLSAGVNVIDYNDIPSAVLRCNLSAYDIYTAGVYFRQKTDDPTSTVITFYNDEALRISSDVAKKVEKSFFKEIFRRVDYSNIGEIHSSDHEKEYQAYKEGIEALLPSLKDAECRVAVDMMHGMAADVFPDILNDIGVENIMFNAYANEHRLANINALIKQSRQDMKAVIQALNLDAGFMLHPYGQRLDIIMDDGQVLGKQDALYAVMLLLDMEAKDAGHKKRVFLPTWAADIVYFENLEIERGQYANFKAEKMKKYDLVATGEGNFAFTEFATHRDSMFASLKILEMMLHHKVKLSEMIASLPSFYYQTTKVECRQALKGKMMRMFLADAKGKESSTLDGVKIWLDTNDWILMIPDQYRDHLNLYIQSENEEKGKAILAEYSAKIEQWSKE
- a CDS encoding alpha-amylase/4-alpha-glucanotransferase domain-containing protein; amino-acid sequence: MENKTKLLFGIHMHQPVDNFEWVIKHGVAVCYGPFFEVMSKYPEFRFAVHCSGWLMEQIKAFHPKLYKQISTLAENGSIEFFSAGYYEPILSVIPSEDRVTQINMLSDSIKSAFNQTPKGLWLTERVWESSLIPDLDRAGIQYTVMDDYHFQCAGFDEEILDGYYMSEEGGHEIGLFPISKKLRYAIPFLNVDAAIKAIKSYKREENAAAIIFDDAEKFGMWPGTYEWVYEKGWLEKFVQAVLADDEIETMHYGTYYEEESTRGIAYLPNVSYYEMGEWSLRADDTLKLEAFKEEMGHDRYEKEGVKFLKGGIWKNFLVKYEESNRLHKRMMELAKVRKEVDKSAFDTALYKSQTNDALWHGVFGGLYLPNLRDNAYHYIIEAENVRYKKKSALVTDQNELDGYDKVKAVTPKHIFRFDAAHGGQLVEFDSREACFNWQNTLTRRKEAYHQRLFETAPKEEVPMAEEGIDTIHHAAVEIDDDLRNEIIYDWYLKNSFIDHISDENFCLDNFKHCNFHEFGDFSNQSFELLVDKKSVLFTRDGGLYFPQKVPAKMEKRYIPHKHGFDFEISLSTVAEGDFKYILEHNFHFCDYESITINADPLLDQGSVLGADRLEIYDAKHNQNIVITLDQTCDIHYFQLKTLSQSEHGFDLSVQGISFAMVMPFSKDISITGRLEVKDV